A genomic segment from Salvia splendens isolate huo1 chromosome 13, SspV2, whole genome shotgun sequence encodes:
- the LOC121760666 gene encoding uncharacterized protein LOC121760666 encodes MAEFLRQQDPTRNWAAELANFSQIGGQGSPTGASTAGPTTSEVPPEPVSHAEVQSEEESPSATVPSEASVPNSADLDAIAAHYDSNPEELEARTSQPRKIQEVSCETEETSIAEPVLQEVVRGEIDLNESTQKRDLMTDEEFDSIMNKVIHAEAVGEIEGTREVSIPEGPAYQSGDQADDNQTREGETLPGSSQPEAEGGDTLVEEQETGTKEAEPEIEASAPVVPPVLKPKPVKRRLVLKADPKADRPKPHRVSQRCLGKWAAKKAKPNTAADPLEIVSEDERATPTKPGEESLPAADPRDSTMGVDEAPQTQGGRGEDTERMAEGLDLQSESVEPEGSEEDDTHIENRSTAQEESLAEEEARYQVERKRKGKAVMKKKPSTKKPRIVNTGIVITEAA; translated from the coding sequence ATGGCAGAGTTCCTTAGGCAGCAAGATCCGACCAGAAATTGGGCGGCGGAGTTGGCAAACTTCAGCCAAATCGGAGGACAGGGGAGCCCAACCGGAGCAAGCACAGCAGGACCCACAACTAGTGAAGTTCCGCCTGAGCCAGTGAGTCATGCCGAAGTACAATCAGAAGAGGAATCTCCCTCGGCGACCGTGCCATCGGAAGCCTCGGTACCCAATTCGGCGGACCTCGACGCCATTGCCGCCCATTACGACTCCAACCCTGAAGAGCTTGAAGCAAGAACAAGTCAACCACGGAAAATTCAAGAAGTGAGCTGCGAAACAGAGGAGACGTCGATAGCAGAGCCGGTTCTTCAAGAAGTTGTTAGGGGggagatagatctgaatgaGTCAACCCAGAAGCGGGACCTCATGACTGACGAAGAGTTTGATTCTATAATGAACAAGGTGATCCACGCGGAGGCAGTGGGAGAGATTGAGGGGACTAGGGAAGTGAGTATACCAGAGGGCCCAGCATATCAGTCTGGAGACCAAGCAGACGACAACCAAACTAGGGAAGGAGAGACATTGCCGGGGTCATCCCAGCCAGAAGCAGAGGGGGGTGACACACTTGTGGAAGAACAAGAAACGGGAACAAAGGAAGCAGAACCGGAGATAGAAGCGTCTGCTCCAGTGGTGCCTCCAGTATTAAAGCCCAAGCCCGTCAAGCGGAGACTAGTATTGAAGGCTGATCCTAAGGCAGACCGGCCTAAACCGCACAGGGTTTCACAGAGGTGTTTGGGAAAGTGGGCAGCCAAGAAGGCTAAACCGAACACAGCGGCAGACCCGCTTGAGATCGTGAGTGAAGACGAACGGGCAACTCCCACAAAGCCTGGGGAGGAGTCCTTACCTGCTGCCGACCCAAGGGATTCTACAATGGGAGTCGATGAAGCCCCTCAGACACAAGGTGGCCGGGGTGAAGATACTGAaaggatggctgagggtctggacctccaATCCGAGTCAGTAGAACCTGAGGGATCGGAGGAGGATGATACCCATATAGAGAACCGTTCCACTGCCCAGGAGGAGTCATTAGCAGAAGAGGAAGCCAGATACCAAGTAGAGAGGAAAcggaaaggaaaagccgttaTGAAGAAAAAGCCTAGTACCAAGAAACCGCGTATcgtgaacactggcatagtgatcactgaggctgctTAG